The Acetivibrio saccincola genome window below encodes:
- a CDS encoding phosphatase, whose protein sequence is MKIVVDTHTHTLASGHAYSTIQEMAIEAAKNNIEAFAVTDHGPAMKGGPFLYHFGNLRVVPETINNVRIIKGAEANIIDFSGRLDIPDEYLRRLEFVVASFHDICIEPGSVEDHTNAVINVMKNPYVDAIAHPGNPVFQVDIPKVVSAAKEYNKFIEINNDSFVIRPGSDKNCKEFALECKKQGVKVVCGSDAHISFDVGRFERVSKLFEEIDMPEELVMNTSVSNFLEYFRFKKQRLQKR, encoded by the coding sequence TTGAAGATTGTTGTTGATACACACACTCACACATTAGCAAGCGGACATGCTTACAGCACCATTCAGGAAATGGCAATAGAAGCTGCAAAAAACAACATAGAAGCGTTTGCAGTGACAGATCATGGTCCTGCTATGAAAGGAGGCCCTTTTTTATACCACTTTGGCAATCTCAGGGTTGTGCCGGAAACCATAAATAACGTAAGAATTATAAAAGGTGCTGAGGCCAATATAATAGATTTTTCAGGCAGATTGGATATACCTGATGAATATCTTAGAAGGCTGGAATTTGTTGTTGCCAGTTTTCATGATATTTGTATTGAGCCGGGAAGTGTGGAGGACCACACCAATGCGGTAATAAATGTTATGAAAAATCCTTATGTAGATGCCATTGCCCATCCGGGAAACCCTGTATTTCAGGTGGACATTCCCAAAGTGGTTAGTGCCGCTAAAGAATACAATAAATTTATAGAAATAAACAACGATTCATTTGTAATAAGACCCGGCAGTGATAAAAACTGCAAAGAATTTGCGCTGGAATGCAAAAAGCAGGGAGTAAAAGTGGTATGTGGAAGTGACGCCCATATAAGCTTTGATGTTGGAAGATTTGAAAGGGTGTCCAAATTATTTGAGGAAATTGATATGCCTGAAGAACTTGTTATGAATACATCGGTATCCAATTTTTTAGAATATTTCAGGTTTAAAAAACAGCGATTACAGAAAAGATAA
- the hprK gene encoding HPr(Ser) kinase/phosphatase: MKEFELEQATNFKNLDKVLITSTEVNRPGLQLVGYLEHFGKDRIQIIGNMETSYLATLTPEERYARLDAFFKAGFPCIVVARKLEVFQEMIDVAHKYNIPVLRTDRTTSRFLSALISYLNVKLGPMGTWHGGLVEVYGEGILILGESGVGKSETALELVKRGHRLVADDLVEITKVSEKTLVGEAPEIIRHFIEIRGVGILDVRRLYGVGAVKNKENIDLVIRLENWNKEKNYERLGLVEEYETILELKVPRLTIPVRPGRNLAIIVEVAAMNHRQKKMGYNAAEIMKERVIQRINENKGLEDEN; this comes from the coding sequence ATGAAAGAATTTGAACTGGAACAGGCGACAAATTTTAAAAACCTGGATAAAGTTTTAATAACTTCCACAGAAGTTAACAGACCTGGGTTGCAATTGGTAGGCTACTTAGAACATTTCGGCAAAGACAGAATTCAAATAATAGGTAACATGGAAACATCCTATTTGGCTACTTTGACGCCGGAAGAGCGTTATGCAAGATTAGATGCTTTTTTTAAAGCCGGCTTTCCCTGTATAGTGGTAGCACGTAAATTGGAAGTATTTCAAGAAATGATTGATGTAGCACATAAATACAATATACCTGTTTTGAGGACAGACAGGACAACATCCAGATTTTTGAGTGCATTAATCAGCTACCTGAATGTTAAATTAGGACCAATGGGGACATGGCACGGAGGTCTTGTGGAAGTATATGGCGAGGGCATTTTGATATTAGGAGAAAGCGGTGTGGGGAAAAGTGAAACTGCTTTAGAGCTTGTAAAGCGCGGACACAGGCTGGTGGCAGATGATTTAGTGGAAATAACAAAAGTTTCAGAAAAAACCCTTGTAGGTGAAGCCCCGGAAATAATAAGGCATTTTATTGAAATACGGGGTGTTGGAATATTAGATGTCAGAAGACTTTACGGTGTAGGAGCTGTAAAAAATAAGGAAAATATAGATTTGGTTATTAGGCTTGAAAACTGGAATAAGGAAAAAAATTATGAAAGACTTGGACTGGTTGAAGAATACGAGACCATATTAGAACTAAAAGTTCCGCGTCTTACCATACCGGTGAGACCAGGGAGAAATTTAGCTATAATTGTAGAAGTTGCTGCAATGAATCACAGGCAAAAAAAGATGGGTTATAATGCAGCAGAAATTATGAAGGAAAGAGTAATACAAAGAATAAATGAAAATAAAGGACTGGAGGATGAAAATTGA
- the rapZ gene encoding RNase adapter RapZ produces MRLLIITGISGAGKSLVIKHLEDMGFYCVDNLPPLLIHKFVEICIQSRGKIDKIAMVIDIRGGELFNDLFPELKALKDLGILYEILFMEASDNVLIKRYKESRRTHPLSPEGRILEGIKKEREILKEIKKQATYIIDSSNLTPRQLKEELINIFEYGKKFNGIIINIISFGFKHGIPIDCDLVFDVRFIPNPYYIESMRNQTGKNELVRDYVLGFDETQCFLIKLREMLDFLIPNYIKEGKSQLVIGIGCTGGQHRSVAISEALFSHLSKKGHRVVINHRDMIKK; encoded by the coding sequence ATGAGGTTACTTATAATTACAGGTATTTCAGGAGCAGGAAAAAGCCTTGTGATAAAGCACTTAGAAGACATGGGTTTTTACTGCGTTGATAATTTACCACCTCTTTTAATACATAAATTTGTCGAGATATGCATTCAGAGCAGGGGGAAAATTGATAAAATTGCAATGGTTATTGATATCAGGGGGGGAGAACTGTTTAATGATCTTTTCCCGGAACTTAAAGCACTAAAAGATTTAGGTATTTTATACGAAATATTATTCATGGAGGCTTCAGACAATGTTCTTATAAAAAGATACAAAGAAAGCAGAAGAACACACCCCCTGTCCCCGGAAGGAAGAATTCTTGAAGGTATAAAAAAAGAAAGGGAAATACTTAAGGAAATAAAAAAGCAGGCTACATACATTATAGATTCATCAAACTTAACTCCCAGACAGCTAAAAGAAGAATTAATTAATATATTTGAATATGGGAAAAAATTTAATGGAATAATAATAAACATTATTTCTTTTGGTTTTAAACATGGAATACCCATAGATTGTGATTTGGTTTTTGATGTAAGGTTTATTCCCAATCCCTATTATATTGAATCCATGAGAAACCAGACAGGCAAGAATGAATTGGTTAGGGATTATGTTTTAGGATTTGATGAAACCCAATGTTTTCTTATAAAGCTGCGTGAAATGCTGGACTTTTTAATTCCAAACTATATAAAAGAAGGAAAATCACAGCTTGTTATTGGTATTGGATGCACCGGGGGTCAGCACAGGTCTGTCGCTATTTCAGAGGCCTTGTTTTCCCATCTTTCAAAAAAGGGGCACAGGGTTGTTATAAATCACAGGGATATGATAAAAAAATAG
- the murB gene encoding UDP-N-acetylmuramate dehydrogenase, whose translation MDKMNLAHIIKKIAGEQNVMIDEPMKNHSSFKVGGAADILVTPTSAFQLSEILKLCKKENVPIFIIGNGSNLIVSDKGIRGVVIKIFDNFSGCKVENNTMSVYAGTLLSKVSNIALKNELTGLEFAAGIPGTLGGAIAMNAGAYGGEMKDVVVETECMDLNGEIKVLRGSEHEFGYRTSHILKNSYIVLKSVLHLKKGNKQEIKELMDDLNRRRKEKQPLEMPSAGSVFKRPEGHFAGKLIEDCNLKGYRIGGAQVSEKHCGFIVNTGNATASDIQSLIKHIQETVKSTYGIELQTEVRIIGEK comes from the coding sequence TTGGATAAGATGAATTTAGCACATATCATTAAAAAAATAGCGGGAGAACAAAATGTAATGATTGATGAGCCAATGAAGAATCATTCTTCATTTAAAGTTGGAGGGGCTGCGGATATATTGGTCACTCCCACTTCCGCTTTTCAATTAAGTGAAATTTTAAAGCTATGTAAAAAAGAAAATGTTCCGATATTTATAATAGGAAATGGAAGCAACCTGATTGTTTCAGATAAAGGCATCAGAGGAGTGGTAATTAAAATTTTTGACAATTTTAGCGGCTGTAAAGTTGAAAATAACACTATGTCTGTGTATGCAGGTACGCTTCTTTCAAAAGTATCAAATATTGCCCTTAAAAATGAGCTGACAGGTCTTGAATTTGCAGCAGGTATACCCGGTACTTTAGGTGGTGCTATTGCCATGAATGCAGGGGCATATGGCGGGGAAATGAAGGATGTTGTTGTTGAGACAGAATGTATGGATTTAAATGGTGAAATTAAAGTGCTGCGTGGTAGTGAGCATGAATTTGGCTACAGGACCAGCCATATTTTAAAAAACTCATACATTGTTTTAAAATCAGTATTACATCTAAAAAAAGGAAACAAGCAAGAGATAAAAGAATTAATGGATGACTTAAACAGAAGACGGAAGGAAAAACAACCTCTTGAGATGCCAAGTGCAGGAAGTGTATTTAAAAGACCTGAAGGGCATTTTGCAGGGAAGCTAATTGAAGATTGCAACCTAAAAGGATACAGGATAGGCGGGGCACAGGTGTCAGAAAAGCATTGCGGGTTTATTGTAAACACCGGAAATGCCACAGCCTCTGATATACAAAGTCTTATAAAGCACATACAAGAAACGGTTAAGTCAACTTACGGTATTGAATTGCAAACAGAAGTGAGGATTATAGGAGAAAAGTAA
- a CDS encoding carbohydrate-binding domain-containing protein translates to MRHVKKRRFSALLVVMLFVIATVTSNAAPLYGDINKDGAVDSLDNAIMSRHVLDIRKADDTSMMDLNGDGIVDSRDYVLLTRYVLGIINSFPVEQMDPTPTPDDEAWKNNTGTIELGSRITVSGEGISVNGSVVNITAGGDHVVTGTLTNGMIYINTEERVKLRLKGVNITNPNGPAIYFENVDKGFITISKDTVNYLTDGSSYSDEEATATIFSRDDLEIKGGGTLYIKGNYKHGINSNDDLIIEEGNIFIEAVTDGIHTNEKVKIKGGNVNITAGSDGIDAGEAITIEDGTLDINAVGDGIKSAEDITITGGTFDITADSDGIDSKINLIIEGGKFDIKAAKDGLKSGGDTIITGGDFELDTDSDGVDSDGSLQIEYGTFNIESANDGLKAVKSVKIKNGTFDIVAASEGIQSDDYVEINGGNFRIKAGSGVRAENDIIINGGTLNVTQPREELESINGRVRVNGGRLNITVSGNEFASNKSKELLTGDIIFSEPSRTFSGQITVTLDSKINNAQIRYTTDGSVPNSNSMLYTGPLTFTKTTQLRAQAFVNGSPAGKMGTSIYVATQINTRHDLPVLILDAYGKSKPGRQYIDAAFMLFEPTNNNTVSFSQEPAVATRAGFRLRGQSSSNFEKAPYRIELWDNENNDAKYSLLGMPEDGDWILLSPFPDKSLIRNALAYELGKAKGLEAPRYRFVEVYTSFNSDVVTDNAYQGVYLLVERIEINSRRLNIAKLEKEHLSEPEISGGYLLQFNMGAADPPLIRGNGWSDLEVTEPDDLTSEQLAWITDYIQKTHNAIHSANPSDPNTGYPAYIDVDSFVDYIIHNELARQGDSYMRSTRMYKDRGGKLTAGPLWDYDLAYDCFNMGGFFGGGGGSQIEGFQFQPMMGGWGMGSPCDWFVTLMYDPSFQEKVRTRWQELRRGPYSDQQLIALVDSLAAQLKTAPTRNFNRWNILGTSMVGGMGTQVTQTWEEQLDILKNFLIRRAAWLDSCGWAPTPNGGGGGWNPWDPGNGGGGGWNPWDPGNGGGGGWNPWDPGNGGGGGWNPWDPGNGGGGGWNPWNP, encoded by the coding sequence ATGAGACATGTAAAAAAAAGGCGTTTCAGTGCGCTACTGGTTGTAATGCTTTTTGTTATTGCAACCGTAACTTCAAATGCAGCCCCATTATATGGTGATATTAATAAGGACGGGGCGGTGGACTCTTTAGACAATGCCATTATGAGCAGGCATGTTTTAGACATCAGAAAAGCTGATGACACTTCTATGATGGATCTTAACGGGGATGGCATAGTAGATTCTAGGGACTATGTTTTGTTAACCAGATACGTCTTAGGTATAATTAATTCATTCCCTGTTGAGCAAATGGATCCGACACCTACTCCGGATGACGAAGCATGGAAAAACAATACCGGAACAATTGAATTGGGAAGCAGGATAACTGTTTCGGGAGAAGGAATATCTGTAAACGGTTCAGTTGTTAATATAACAGCCGGTGGCGACCACGTTGTTACAGGAACATTAACAAACGGTATGATATACATAAACACCGAAGAAAGAGTTAAATTAAGACTAAAAGGCGTTAACATAACCAATCCTAACGGACCTGCTATTTATTTTGAAAATGTGGATAAAGGGTTTATCACAATATCAAAAGATACTGTAAACTATCTTACTGACGGAAGTTCTTACAGTGATGAGGAAGCAACGGCTACTATATTCAGCAGGGATGACCTTGAAATTAAGGGCGGCGGTACTTTATATATAAAAGGGAATTACAAACATGGTATAAACAGCAATGATGATTTGATTATTGAAGAAGGTAATATTTTCATAGAAGCTGTAACTGACGGTATACATACCAATGAAAAAGTGAAAATCAAAGGAGGAAATGTTAACATTACCGCCGGTTCAGATGGTATTGATGCAGGAGAGGCTATAACTATCGAAGATGGAACTTTAGATATAAATGCAGTGGGAGACGGCATAAAATCTGCAGAAGATATAACCATTACAGGTGGTACCTTTGATATCACTGCTGATTCGGACGGCATAGACAGCAAAATAAATCTTATAATTGAAGGTGGAAAATTTGATATAAAAGCAGCTAAAGACGGGTTAAAATCAGGCGGTGACACAATCATTACCGGTGGAGACTTTGAGCTTGATACAGATTCAGATGGCGTGGACAGTGATGGAAGCCTTCAGATTGAGTATGGAACATTCAACATAGAGTCAGCTAATGACGGGTTAAAAGCAGTTAAAAGTGTAAAAATTAAAAACGGTACCTTTGATATTGTGGCAGCGTCTGAAGGTATTCAATCTGATGACTATGTTGAAATAAATGGTGGAAACTTCAGGATAAAAGCCGGCTCTGGTGTTCGTGCAGAAAATGACATAATAATAAACGGTGGAACTTTAAATGTTACACAACCAAGAGAAGAACTTGAATCAATTAACGGACGTGTCAGGGTAAATGGTGGGCGCTTGAATATAACAGTAAGCGGAAATGAATTTGCATCTAATAAGAGTAAAGAGCTTTTGACTGGAGACATTATTTTCTCAGAGCCCAGCAGGACTTTTAGCGGTCAGATCACAGTCACACTGGATTCTAAGATTAATAATGCACAGATTAGGTATACAACTGACGGAAGTGTACCTAACAGCAATTCCATGCTGTATACCGGTCCTTTAACCTTTACAAAAACTACACAGCTTAGGGCTCAGGCTTTTGTTAATGGGAGTCCGGCAGGGAAAATGGGAACATCTATATATGTTGCCACTCAAATAAACACCAGACATGATCTTCCTGTGCTGATTTTAGATGCCTATGGAAAATCAAAACCAGGCCGTCAATATATAGATGCAGCCTTTATGTTGTTTGAGCCGACAAACAATAATACCGTATCTTTTTCACAAGAGCCGGCTGTTGCTACCCGTGCAGGTTTCAGGCTGCGTGGGCAGTCCTCATCTAATTTTGAGAAAGCTCCTTACAGAATTGAACTGTGGGATAATGAAAACAATGATGCAAAATACTCACTGTTAGGTATGCCGGAAGATGGGGACTGGATATTGCTTTCCCCGTTTCCTGATAAGTCTTTAATACGTAATGCCCTTGCTTATGAACTTGGTAAAGCTAAGGGACTGGAGGCACCAAGGTATAGGTTTGTAGAAGTATATACCAGCTTTAACAGTGATGTGGTAACTGATAATGCTTACCAGGGCGTATATCTCCTTGTTGAGAGAATAGAAATAAACTCCAGACGTCTTAACATAGCAAAGCTTGAAAAGGAGCATTTGTCTGAACCGGAGATTAGCGGAGGATATTTGCTGCAGTTTAACATGGGTGCAGCTGATCCGCCATTGATTAGAGGTAATGGCTGGAGTGACCTTGAGGTTACAGAACCGGACGATTTGACAAGTGAACAATTGGCGTGGATAACTGACTATATCCAAAAAACACACAATGCTATCCACAGTGCAAATCCATCAGATCCTAATACCGGTTATCCGGCATACATAGATGTGGATTCTTTTGTAGACTATATAATTCACAATGAGTTAGCCCGTCAGGGAGACTCATATATGAGAAGTACACGTATGTATAAAGACCGGGGTGGAAAGCTTACGGCAGGACCCCTTTGGGATTATGACCTGGCATATGACTGCTTTAACATGGGTGGATTCTTTGGTGGCGGAGGAGGCTCTCAAATAGAAGGATTCCAATTCCAGCCAATGATGGGTGGCTGGGGAATGGGCTCTCCATGTGACTGGTTTGTAACACTTATGTATGACCCAAGTTTTCAAGAAAAAGTAAGAACCCGTTGGCAGGAACTGCGCAGGGGACCTTACTCCGACCAGCAGCTTATAGCTTTGGTTGATTCATTAGCTGCCCAATTAAAAACTGCTCCTACGCGAAACTTTAACAGATGGAATATATTAGGAACTTCTATGGTAGGCGGTATGGGTACACAAGTTACTCAAACTTGGGAAGAGCAGTTGGACATTTTGAAAAACTTCCTGATTAGAAGAGCTGCCTGGTTAGATAGCTGCGGATGGGCACCAACTCCAAACGGAGGCGGTGGCGGCTGGAACCCATGGGATCCTGGAAACGGCGGTGGCGGCGGCTGGAATCCATGGGATCCTGGAAACGGCGGTGGCGGCGGCTGGAATCCATGGGATCCTGGAAACGGCGGTGGCGGCGGCTGGAATCCATGGGATCCTGGAAACGGCGGCGGAGGCGGCTGGAATCCATGGAACCCATAA
- a CDS encoding HPr family phosphocarrier protein, producing the protein MVEKTVKIINPSGLHARPAALFVQTAGKYTSEIWIKHGGKKVNAKSIMGLMSLAISKGTSIVIGAEGEDEEIAIKELEDLIISGLGE; encoded by the coding sequence ATGGTTGAAAAGACTGTTAAAATAATTAACCCGTCAGGTCTTCATGCAAGACCGGCAGCCCTGTTTGTTCAAACAGCCGGTAAATATACATCTGAAATTTGGATTAAGCACGGAGGCAAAAAAGTTAATGCCAAAAGCATAATGGGTCTTATGTCTTTGGCAATTTCTAAGGGAACTTCCATTGTAATAGGCGCTGAAGGAGAAGATGAAGAAATAGCAATAAAAGAACTTGAAGATCTCATTATATCCGGATTGGGAGAGTAA
- the whiA gene encoding DNA-binding protein WhiA: protein MSFSSAVKNELCRITTSDRFCMLAELAAVVRINGLVKVINENEINLRITTENSALARRVFSLIKELYGVNTEIIIRRSPKLKKNIVYILILTSSKGLKKILDDMNIVCSNEDRKEVKYLPCKILSKDREYQKAYLRGAYLAAGSMSDPEKTYHLEIITQKKDLAKELSGLINDFKLNSKIIKRKCNYVVYLKEGESIVDFLNIIGAHAALLELENVRILKEVRNNVNRIVNCETANLQKTVDASIRQVKNITYIKENLGFDKLPENLREIAILRLKYSDFSLKELGEMLTPALGKSGVNHRLRKLDKIADKIRHEKGEIENG from the coding sequence TTGTCATTTTCATCGGCAGTTAAAAATGAATTGTGCAGAATAACTACCAGTGACAGGTTTTGTATGCTGGCGGAACTGGCAGCTGTAGTCAGGATTAACGGCCTTGTTAAAGTGATTAATGAGAATGAAATAAATTTGAGAATAACAACTGAAAATTCAGCTTTGGCAAGGAGGGTTTTTTCACTAATAAAAGAACTTTATGGTGTAAATACCGAAATAATTATAAGGCGCAGCCCGAAATTAAAGAAAAATATTGTATACATTTTGATATTAACTTCTTCAAAAGGATTAAAGAAAATACTTGACGATATGAATATTGTATGCAGCAATGAAGATCGGAAAGAAGTAAAATATCTGCCCTGTAAAATTTTATCAAAAGACAGGGAATACCAAAAAGCGTATTTAAGAGGAGCATATTTAGCTGCAGGTTCAATGAGCGACCCGGAAAAAACTTATCATTTGGAAATAATTACTCAAAAAAAAGACTTAGCAAAGGAATTAAGCGGATTAATTAATGATTTTAAACTAAATTCTAAAATAATTAAAAGAAAATGTAATTATGTTGTATACTTAAAAGAAGGGGAAAGTATAGTTGACTTTTTAAACATAATAGGAGCCCATGCAGCTCTTTTAGAACTTGAAAATGTCAGGATACTTAAAGAAGTACGGAATAATGTTAACAGAATTGTAAATTGTGAAACGGCAAATTTGCAAAAGACAGTAGATGCTTCAATAAGGCAGGTTAAGAACATTACATACATAAAAGAGAATTTGGGTTTTGATAAGCTGCCTGAAAACTTAAGGGAAATAGCCATATTAAGATTAAAATACAGTGATTTTAGTTTAAAGGAATTAGGGGAAATGCTGACTCCGGCTCTTGGAAAATCAGGCGTTAACCATAGGCTTAGAAAGCTTGATAAAATTGCAGATAAAATCAGACATGAGAAAGGAGAAATAGAAAATGGTTGA
- a CDS encoding amylo-alpha-1,6-glucosidase, with protein sequence MNFGKSNWRTYEQGIQKEWLLTNGIGGFASSTIIGANTRRYHGLLIAALKPPVNRHLVLSKIDESVIIDGDSYNLFSYETPGFTMKGYHHLERFKYDLLPEYIFRVRDVYISKKISMVYGENTVAVVYHVKNGTDAIKLRLTPLVNFKDHHFNSKRQYMSFTKKYNSNILTVRPSYYDIDINVFCSHGTFTGLEDCWFYNMDYAIERERGLESTEDHYIPGYFDIDIKPEEEKVITIISTVEKKIKNKDGLDIIKKEEKRQKKLISSSGYKDEFAKKLVLAADKFIVYRESTDAKTIIAGYPWFTDWGRDTMIALTGLTLSTKRFDDAKEILYTFSKYVKDGLIPNMFPDGGHEPLYNTVDAALWYFEAVNKYVEYTGDYEFIKKHIYQGLKDIINSYANGTHFNIKMDKDFLITAGDANTQLTWMDAKVGDWVVTPRHGKAVEINALWYNALKVMANLSDKFGEDDSYYNDLASKVKKSFVKSFWNEEKQCLYDCLTNDYKDGKVRPNQIMAVSLSNAVLDGEKAKKTVNRVFKELYTAYGLRSLSPESKEYAGIYAGDQWRRDGSYHQGTVWTWPLGQFITAYVKVNGNSDEAKEMALRFIEPFKDHLEDACLGSISEIFDGDEPLVPRGCFAQAWSVSEILRAYIEDVLK encoded by the coding sequence ATGAACTTTGGAAAATCAAATTGGAGAACCTATGAACAAGGAATACAAAAAGAGTGGCTTTTAACAAATGGAATAGGTGGTTTTGCATCATCTACTATAATTGGAGCTAACACCAGAAGATACCATGGACTTTTAATAGCAGCTTTAAAGCCTCCTGTTAACAGACATTTAGTTTTATCAAAAATTGATGAAAGCGTTATAATTGATGGGGATTCTTACAACCTGTTTTCCTATGAAACCCCGGGTTTTACCATGAAAGGCTATCATCATCTTGAGAGATTTAAATATGATTTACTGCCTGAATATATTTTCAGGGTCAGGGATGTGTATATAAGCAAAAAAATCAGTATGGTTTATGGAGAAAACACTGTAGCAGTGGTATATCATGTTAAAAACGGGACTGATGCCATAAAACTAAGACTGACTCCCTTGGTAAATTTCAAGGACCATCACTTTAATTCAAAGAGACAGTACATGAGTTTTACCAAAAAATACAATTCAAATATCCTCACGGTAAGGCCTTCTTATTATGATATTGATATAAATGTTTTTTGCAGCCATGGTACTTTTACAGGCCTTGAAGATTGCTGGTTTTACAATATGGATTATGCCATTGAGAGGGAAAGAGGTCTTGAATCAACAGAAGACCACTACATTCCAGGTTATTTTGATATTGATATAAAACCTGAAGAAGAAAAAGTCATTACCATAATATCAACTGTTGAAAAGAAGATAAAAAATAAAGACGGATTGGACATAATAAAAAAAGAAGAAAAGAGACAGAAAAAATTAATAAGTAGTTCAGGGTATAAAGATGAATTTGCAAAAAAACTTGTTCTGGCAGCAGACAAATTTATAGTATACAGGGAATCAACAGATGCCAAAACCATTATAGCGGGTTATCCTTGGTTTACAGACTGGGGAAGGGATACAATGATAGCCCTTACAGGTCTTACTCTTTCAACAAAGAGATTTGATGATGCCAAAGAAATACTATATACTTTTTCCAAATATGTAAAGGACGGATTGATTCCTAATATGTTTCCTGACGGGGGACATGAACCACTTTACAATACTGTGGATGCAGCCCTGTGGTATTTTGAAGCTGTTAATAAGTATGTTGAATATACAGGTGACTATGAATTTATAAAAAAACACATATATCAGGGACTAAAAGACATTATCAATTCTTATGCCAACGGAACCCACTTTAATATAAAAATGGATAAAGACTTTTTAATTACGGCAGGGGATGCAAATACCCAGCTTACATGGATGGATGCAAAAGTGGGGGACTGGGTGGTTACGCCAAGACACGGAAAAGCAGTGGAGATAAATGCTTTATGGTATAATGCACTAAAGGTAATGGCAAATCTTTCAGATAAATTTGGAGAAGATGACAGTTATTATAATGATTTGGCTTCCAAGGTCAAAAAGTCCTTTGTGAAAAGCTTCTGGAATGAAGAAAAACAGTGTCTTTATGATTGTTTGACAAATGATTATAAAGACGGCAAGGTAAGACCCAACCAAATAATGGCTGTAAGTCTTTCAAATGCAGTGCTGGACGGGGAAAAGGCCAAAAAAACAGTCAACAGGGTATTTAAAGAATTGTATACCGCATACGGTCTTAGAAGCTTATCCCCTGAATCAAAAGAATATGCAGGGATATATGCAGGAGACCAGTGGAGAAGGGACGGTTCATACCACCAGGGGACAGTCTGGACCTGGCCTTTGGGACAATTTATAACTGCATATGTTAAAGTAAACGGAAATTCAGATGAAGCAAAGGAAATGGCACTAAGATTTATAGAACCTTTTAAAGACCATTTAGAAGATGCTTGTTTAGGTTCTATATCAGAGATATTTGACGGGGATGAGCCTTTAGTGCCAAGAGGATGTTTTGCACAGGCCTGGAGTGTTTCAGAAATACTAAGGGCATATATTGAAGATGTTTTAAAATAA